The following is a genomic window from Hallerella porci.
GGATTGTTACCTGCGCTATTCGATGAGCGTGATCGTAGCTCGTGCTCTTCCGGATGTGCGTGATGGTCTTAAACCGGTGCACCGCCGCGTTTTGTTTGCAATGCACAAACTCGGATTAAACGCCGACAAGCCGACGATGAAGTCTGCGCGTATCGTCGGTGAAGTCATCGGTAAATATCACCCGCATGGCGATTCGGCAGTTTACGATACTCTTGTGCGTATGGCGCAAGATTTCTCGCTCCGTTATCCGCTTGTCCGCGGTCAAGGAAACTTCGGTTCTGTCGATGGCGATAGTCCTGCAGCAATGCGTTATACCGAAGCGAAAATGACCCGCATCGGCGAAACGATGCTCGAAGATTTGGACAAAGAAACCGTCGATATGGGAAAGAACTACGACGAAACTTTGGACGAACCACTCGTTTTGCCGTCGGCACTTCCGAATTTGCTCGTCAACGGTTCTTCGGGGATTGCAGTCGGGATGGCGACGAATATTCCGCCGCACAATTTGCGCGAAGTCACGAAAGCGATTCACGCATACTGCGAAAATAATGACATCACCGGCGAAGAACTTTTGAATTATGTTTCGGGGCCGGATTTTCCGACGGGTGGAATTATCTGCGGCAAGACCGGCATCCGCGATGCGTATTTGACTGGCCGTGGAAAAATTCGTGTGCGCGCTCGCGTGGAAATTGAAAAAGATGCGAAGGGCCGCGAACGCTTGATCATCAGCGAAATTCCGTACATGGTGAATAAAGCGCTCTTGGTGAAAAATATCGCTGATCTTGTCCGCGATAAAAAACTCGACGGCATTAGCGATATCCGCGATGAATCGGACCGCGAAGGCATGCGCGTCGTCGTCGATATCAAACGCGATTTCCAAGGCGACATCGTTCTCAATAATCTTTATAAATACACGCAGCTCGAAGATACTTTCAGCATTTACAATTTGGCGCTCGTCAATCGGACGCAGCCGACTCTTCTCCCGTTAAAGGATATGATTCGCTGCTACGTCGATCACCGCTTGGAAGTGATTCTCCGCCGCACGCAATTCGATTTGAAAAAAGCGCAAGCGAGAATGCACATTTTGGAAGCGCTCCGCATCGCGTGCAGCAACGTGGATGAAGTCGTTTCGATTATTAAAAATTCGAGCAGCACCGAAGACGCTAAGACGAATTTGAGAAATCGTTTTTCGTTTGACGATATTCAAGCGCAGGCAATTGTGGATATGCAACTCAAGCGTATTACCGGCCTCGAAATTGAAAAACTCGAAAACGAATATCAAGCACTCATCATTACGGTTCGCGATTTGGAAGATATCATCGCTCGCAAAGAACGTCGCGTTCAAATTCTTCTCGAATCCCTCGATGCGATTACCGAAAAATTCGGCGATGAACGTCGCACTTCGATTGAAGCCGCTGTGCAAGATTACGATTCCGAAGATTTGATTCCAGAAGAAGAACAAGTGATTACGCTTAGCCGCGAAGGTTATGTAAAACGTCTTCCGATTGGAACGTTTAAAGCGCAGAACCGCGGCGGTAAAGGTATCATCGGTGCAGGCTTAAAAGATCAGGATAATATTCAATCCATCTTTACAGCGAGCACGCACAGTTACCTTCTCGTGTTTACGAATAAAGGTCGCGCTTACTGGACAAAGGTTTATCATTTGCCCGAAGGCACGCGTAACGGCAAAGGTCGTCCGATTGTGAATTTCGTGCAGTTGACGACTGGCGAAAAAGTTTCGGCGATTGTTCCGGTGCGTAAATTCGGCGGATACAATTGCCTCATCTTTGTGACAAAGAATGGCGTCATCAACAAAATGGATTTGAAGGTCTTCTCAAATCCGCGTCGCATCGGGGTGAACGCAATTTCTCTCGATGAAGGCGATGAATTGGTCAAAGTCATTCTCGTGGGCGTCACTGCAGAAGAAATGGAAGCTGCCGCTCGTGGCGAAGAAATCGAAGACGATTCGAATGTTCCTGAAACCGAAGAATCGGAAAATGAAAATGGCGAAGAACCCGCAGACAGTACTAACTTGGCGAAGGATTTGCTCATGCTCGCGACAAAGAACGGGCAAGCGATTACCTTCCCGATTTCTAGTTGCCGCACGATGGGCCGTGGCACTCACGGTGTCCGCGGAATTCGCTTAGCCGAAGGTGACGAAGTCATCGCTCTGCTTTGGCTCAAGTCCGATCGCAAGGTGTTAACGATTAGCGAAAACGGTTACGGCAAACGCTCGGAACCGGCATCGTATCGCATTACGCGTCGCGGCGGTAAAGGTGTTCGCAATTTCAACATCACCGAAAAAACGGGAAATGTTGTCTTTGTCGATAGCGTCGCCGACGATTACGATTTGATTATCACAAGCCGTGAAGGTCAAGTGATTCGTATTCCGGTCGAAAGCATCCGCAAAACAGGACGCGTTTCTCAAGGTGTGAAGGCGATTACCCTTTCGGAAAACGATAAGGTGCAAGACGCAACCGCATTACCGAGCAGCGAAGACATCGAGCAAGAAAGCGTCGAAGGTCAAGCGACAGCAGAAATTACCGACGGCGTGAATCCGAAAGAAGCAGAAGAAAATTCGGAATCAGCAGAAAATGCTGAAACTGCAGACTCTTCTGAAGCTTCGAATGAAAAGCCCGAAGAAAATTAATCGGAAATAAAACTGCAAATTGCCCGCCTCCGGCGGGCAATTTTTTTGTGCAAAATATCCGCTGCATTTTTTGAAGGAAAAATTTTTCTAAATTTGCGTTACCATTTTTTTGCCCTCATAGCTCAAATGGATAGAGCACGCCCCTCCTAAGGGTGAGATCTACGTTCGATTCGCAGTGGGGGTACTTTTTTAATTCTATGAAACGCCACTACGTTTTTTTTACCGCGATATTTTTTTTGATGCTGCTTTTGCCGGTGTCGTGGGAATTGGTTCATTCTATTCGAACGGGAGAACCTTTTGCGCCGCTCGATTTGGTAAAAGATTTTCTTTCTCCATTTTCGCGGGAAAAGAAATTGCAAAAACAATCCTCCGAAATTCAATCGGATTTGCAAGCGCTCGTTGCAGAAATTGAAACGGAAAATGGCGAACGCTCGGATTCTTTTACAGAAATGCTTTCGGATTTAGAAACGAAAGTCCAAGATTTTAAACGCACACTTCTCGAAGTGAATTCACTTCTCCCGCTTGATTCTACGGAAGAATCGGTGCAGAAAATTTCGGTGTTTGAACGATTACTTGGCGAGTGGGAATCCGAAGAAAGCGTCCGCGATTCGCTATTTAAAATGGCGCAGGATTTGCAGAAAAATTATGCGGGAATTTCTTGGAGTCGAATTTTTGATTCGTGGATTCATCACGGATTATTCAGCGGAAAATATTTGCGGGCTTATGAAAATCGCTTGGAAAAAGAAAATACTTTTGTAAAAAAAACGCGCCCGATTTATCAGACATTTTCGTGGAAAGTTTTGCACGATCCCGGTGAAAAAGCGGTGCTCGCCGATTCGAATTTTTTATTCTATCGGCAAGATGTCGATTTCTTAGTGAAGCCTGCACCGTGGAAAATGGACAGCTTAGAAAATCCCATCGAAGCGGTTCTTGATTTTCGCAATGAACTGGCGAAGCGCGGCGTAGAACTGTTGGTCGTCGTCGTTCCCGGAAAGCCTTCGATTTATCCAGAAATTTTAAATCCAATTCTTTATGGACTTTCGGGTTTGAATATTTCTCTTGGAAGACGATTCGTCGATACATTGCAAACACTTAATGTGAACGTGGTGAATTTGTATCCGGTTTTACAAGCGGCAAAGCAAAAAGATCGTGCGGGCGATTTTCTGTATTTAAATACGGATACGCATTGGACGCCTCGCGGTGCAAAAATTGCTGCGAAAGCGATTGCTGAAAAAGTTCGCAAAATGCCGATTGCAAATGAACTTCCGCATGAAAATTTCACCGATTCTCTCGTCTCTGCGGATCGAACCGGCGACGTGGCGACGATGGCGGATTTGGAATATGCGTTCCCCGTGCAAACGGTGGAAGCGTATCAAATTAAAAATGCAAAAGGCCCGCGGCAAAATGATTTTCGCAAATCGAAAATTTTGATTTTAGGCGATAGTTATTCGCGCATTTATGAAACCGATGCGCCGATGTCTGCGGGATGGATTTCGCAATTTGCTAGTGAATTGCAAACTCCGGTTGCAGCGATTGTTTCGGACGGTGGCGCAAGTACACTTGTCCGCGAAAAACTTGCCCGCAAATCGGGTGTTCTCAAAGGGAAAAAATTAGTAGTTTGGGAATTCGTGGAACGCGATTTGCGTTTTGGGGCAGAAGGCTGGAAAAAAGTGAGGTTGGAATAATGGAAGTTTCTTGGTGGACTCGTGCTTTGAAAGTTTTGCCAGGCGGCGTGGATTCGCCGGTGCGCGCATTTGGTGGCGTGGGCGGTGAACCGATTTTTATTCGTCGGGCAAAAGGTCCGTATCTTTATGCGGACAGTGGAAAAGAATATGTGGATTATATCGGCTCTTGGGGTCCGATGATTTTAGGACATAATCCGCCCGAAGTCATTGAAGCGTTGCAAGAACAACTTTCTCGCGGTTTGAGCTTTGGAATGGGAACAGACATCGAAGTCGAACTAGCGGAATTGATTCTTTCCAAAGTTCCGGGAATGGAAAAAATTCGTTTGGTCAATTCGGGAACGGAAGCGACGATGAGCGCTGTGCGCGTTGCGCGCGGGGCGACGGGACGAAATAAAATCATCAAATTCCGCGGATGCTATCACGGTCACGGCGATTCGTTTTTGATTCAAGCGGGCTCGGGCGCGTTAACGCATGGAGCTCCGAGTTCTTTGGGTGTAACGCCGGGAGTTGCCGAAGATACTCTCATCGCAGATTACAATCACTTGGAACAAGTTTCTGCTTTGTTTGCTGCGCACGCTTCGGAAATCGCAGCGGTAATCGTCGAACCGATTGCGGGCAATATGGGCTGCGTACCACCGCGCCCGGGATTTTTGGAAGGGCTGCGCAAATTGTGCACAGAGAATGGAACCGTTTTAATTTTTGATGAAGTGATGACGGGATTCCGCGTCTCGGACGGCGGAGCTGCAAAGCGTTTTGGCATTGCGCCTGATATGATTACATTTGGAAAAATCGTCGGCGGAGGAATGCCGCTTGCTGCTTATGCGGGCAAGGAATCGCTTATGCGCAATGTGAGCCCACTCGGAAAAGTTTATCAAGCGGGAACTC
Proteins encoded in this region:
- the gyrA gene encoding DNA gyrase subunit A, which translates into the protein MADEINKLTPGTHYESLIEKDMQDCYLRYSMSVIVARALPDVRDGLKPVHRRVLFAMHKLGLNADKPTMKSARIVGEVIGKYHPHGDSAVYDTLVRMAQDFSLRYPLVRGQGNFGSVDGDSPAAMRYTEAKMTRIGETMLEDLDKETVDMGKNYDETLDEPLVLPSALPNLLVNGSSGIAVGMATNIPPHNLREVTKAIHAYCENNDITGEELLNYVSGPDFPTGGIICGKTGIRDAYLTGRGKIRVRARVEIEKDAKGRERLIISEIPYMVNKALLVKNIADLVRDKKLDGISDIRDESDREGMRVVVDIKRDFQGDIVLNNLYKYTQLEDTFSIYNLALVNRTQPTLLPLKDMIRCYVDHRLEVILRRTQFDLKKAQARMHILEALRIACSNVDEVVSIIKNSSSTEDAKTNLRNRFSFDDIQAQAIVDMQLKRITGLEIEKLENEYQALIITVRDLEDIIARKERRVQILLESLDAITEKFGDERRTSIEAAVQDYDSEDLIPEEEQVITLSREGYVKRLPIGTFKAQNRGGKGIIGAGLKDQDNIQSIFTASTHSYLLVFTNKGRAYWTKVYHLPEGTRNGKGRPIVNFVQLTTGEKVSAIVPVRKFGGYNCLIFVTKNGVINKMDLKVFSNPRRIGVNAISLDEGDELVKVILVGVTAEEMEAAARGEEIEDDSNVPETEESENENGEEPADSTNLAKDLLMLATKNGQAITFPISSCRTMGRGTHGVRGIRLAEGDEVIALLWLKSDRKVLTISENGYGKRSEPASYRITRRGGKGVRNFNITEKTGNVVFVDSVADDYDLIITSREGQVIRIPVESIRKTGRVSQGVKAITLSENDKVQDATALPSSEDIEQESVEGQATAEITDGVNPKEAEENSESAENAETADSSEASNEKPEEN
- a CDS encoding alginate O-acetyltransferase AlgX-related protein; this encodes MKRHYVFFTAIFFLMLLLPVSWELVHSIRTGEPFAPLDLVKDFLSPFSREKKLQKQSSEIQSDLQALVAEIETENGERSDSFTEMLSDLETKVQDFKRTLLEVNSLLPLDSTEESVQKISVFERLLGEWESEESVRDSLFKMAQDLQKNYAGISWSRIFDSWIHHGLFSGKYLRAYENRLEKENTFVKKTRPIYQTFSWKVLHDPGEKAVLADSNFLFYRQDVDFLVKPAPWKMDSLENPIEAVLDFRNELAKRGVELLVVVVPGKPSIYPEILNPILYGLSGLNISLGRRFVDTLQTLNVNVVNLYPVLQAAKQKDRAGDFLYLNTDTHWTPRGAKIAAKAIAEKVRKMPIANELPHENFTDSLVSADRTGDVATMADLEYAFPVQTVEAYQIKNAKGPRQNDFRKSKILILGDSYSRIYETDAPMSAGWISQFASELQTPVAAIVSDGGASTLVREKLARKSGVLKGKKLVVWEFVERDLRFGAEGWKKVRLE
- the hemL gene encoding glutamate-1-semialdehyde 2,1-aminomutase; translated protein: MEVSWWTRALKVLPGGVDSPVRAFGGVGGEPIFIRRAKGPYLYADSGKEYVDYIGSWGPMILGHNPPEVIEALQEQLSRGLSFGMGTDIEVELAELILSKVPGMEKIRLVNSGTEATMSAVRVARGATGRNKIIKFRGCYHGHGDSFLIQAGSGALTHGAPSSLGVTPGVAEDTLIADYNHLEQVSALFAAHASEIAAVIVEPIAGNMGCVPPRPGFLEGLRKLCTENGTVLIFDEVMTGFRVSDGGAAKRFGIAPDMITFGKIVGGGMPLAAYAGKESLMRNVSPLGKVYQAGTLSGNPMAVTAGLAQLRTLYQLNPWQALEEKGMKLEAGLKRAAASVGCAVQINRVGAMFTIFFSDFPVNDTESAMASNTKCFAKFFHAMLDQGILFPPSQFETTFFGTQHSEEILTKTVAAAQIAFEKARA